A region of Ferruginibacter albus DNA encodes the following proteins:
- a CDS encoding DUF3109 family protein, whose protein sequence is MIAIDNILVSDEVISEQFVCDLNKCKGGCCVDGDAGAPLTKEELQNINEVYDAVLPYLTEESKKELQKQGKYVYSREFGWVTPTIESKVCVYGITDKKGIVKCGIEQAYNDGKVQWKKPISCHLYPIRTKQSKNKQIEYVNYEPREDLCKAACSLGKKLKVPVYVFLKESLIRKYGTEFYEALEATAKYLESK, encoded by the coding sequence ATGATAGCAATTGACAACATATTGGTAAGCGATGAGGTGATTAGCGAGCAATTTGTGTGCGACCTTAATAAATGCAAAGGAGGTTGTTGTGTTGACGGCGATGCAGGCGCTCCGCTTACAAAAGAGGAATTGCAAAACATTAATGAGGTGTATGATGCTGTTTTGCCTTATCTGACGGAAGAAAGTAAAAAAGAATTGCAGAAACAAGGCAAGTATGTTTACAGTCGTGAGTTCGGATGGGTAACTCCTACCATTGAAAGTAAGGTTTGTGTATATGGAATAACCGATAAAAAAGGCATTGTAAAATGCGGAATAGAACAGGCGTATAATGATGGCAAAGTACAATGGAAAAAACCGATCAGCTGCCATTTATATCCTATCAGAACCAAGCAAAGCAAGAACAAGCAAATAGAATATGTGAACTACGAGCCACGTGAAGACCTTTGCAAAGCAGCCTGCTCTCTCGGAAAAAAACTAAAGGTTCCGGTGTATGTTTTTTTAAAAGAATCTTTAATAAGAAAATACGGAACCGAATTTTACGAAGCATTAGAAGCCACTGCTAAATATTTAGAATCAAAATAA
- the nadB gene encoding L-aspartate oxidase: MQTDFLVIGSGIAGLTYALKVAQDCPDKTITILTKTQSDETNTKYAQGGIAGVMDADKDSFEKHIEDTLIAGDGLCNEHVVEIVVKEGVDRIKELIEWGAQFDKAPDGEFKLGKEGGHSEYRILHHKDFTGREMERALLEKIKTLPNIKLVSHCFVLDLITQHHLGYLVTKSTLDIECYGVYVLNLNTQKIEKILAKIILLASGGNGQVYRTTTNPAIATGDGVAMVYRAKGRIENMEFIQFHPTALYEPGVRGQSFLITEAVRGDGGILRNADGEAFMEKYDARKDLAPRDIVARAIDNEMKIGGTENVYLDCRHMPKEKFLEHFPTIYDKCLSIGIDVTKQMIPVAPAAHYSCGGIKTDEYARTSIKNLYAAGECASTGLHGANRLASNSLLEAMVFAHRAYLDAIERINGIKQIDENLIPGWNAEGTNKPKEKILITQSLKELKLLMSDYVGIVRNTERLHRANKRLDLLHEETEVLYEKTEVSPQLCELRNMITVAYLIVKSAEFRHESRGLHYTTDYLSKSDKVQNIVL; encoded by the coding sequence ATGCAGACAGACTTCTTGGTTATAGGCAGCGGGATAGCAGGACTAACTTATGCTTTAAAAGTAGCACAGGATTGCCCGGATAAAACAATTACGATTCTTACAAAAACACAAAGCGATGAAACCAATACCAAGTATGCGCAAGGTGGTATTGCCGGCGTAATGGATGCAGATAAGGACAGCTTTGAAAAACATATTGAAGACACATTGATCGCCGGCGATGGATTGTGTAATGAACATGTTGTTGAAATTGTTGTGAAAGAAGGTGTAGACAGGATCAAGGAGTTGATCGAGTGGGGTGCACAGTTTGATAAAGCGCCTGATGGAGAATTTAAGTTAGGTAAAGAAGGCGGACATAGCGAATACAGAATATTGCATCATAAAGATTTTACCGGCAGAGAAATGGAAAGAGCATTGCTGGAAAAGATCAAAACCTTACCAAACATCAAACTGGTAAGTCATTGCTTTGTGCTGGATCTGATAACACAACATCATTTAGGATATTTAGTAACTAAATCTACGTTGGATATTGAGTGCTATGGTGTGTATGTGTTGAACCTGAATACGCAAAAGATTGAAAAGATATTAGCGAAGATCATTTTACTGGCCAGCGGCGGCAACGGACAAGTATATCGAACTACAACAAACCCTGCCATTGCAACAGGAGACGGTGTAGCAATGGTATATCGTGCAAAAGGACGTATTGAAAATATGGAATTCATCCAGTTTCATCCAACGGCTTTGTACGAGCCGGGCGTGCGTGGACAATCGTTCTTAATTACAGAAGCAGTACGTGGTGATGGCGGTATTTTACGCAATGCAGACGGTGAGGCATTCATGGAAAAATATGATGCCCGCAAAGACCTTGCACCAAGAGATATTGTAGCAAGAGCTATCGATAATGAAATGAAGATCGGCGGTACGGAAAATGTTTATCTTGATTGTCGCCACATGCCGAAAGAAAAATTCCTTGAACATTTTCCTACTATTTATGACAAGTGTTTGAGTATAGGCATTGACGTTACCAAGCAAATGATCCCTGTGGCGCCTGCGGCGCATTATAGCTGCGGCGGTATTAAAACAGATGAATACGCACGCACATCTATCAAAAATTTATATGCCGCAGGTGAATGCGCTTCAACAGGCTTGCATGGCGCCAATCGTTTAGCAAGTAATAGTTTGCTGGAGGCTATGGTATTTGCACACAGAGCTTATTTGGATGCTATAGAAAGAATAAATGGTATTAAGCAAATTGATGAAAACCTTATTCCGGGCTGGAATGCAGAAGGAACCAATAAGCCAAAGGAAAAAATCCTTATCACACAAAGTTTAAAAGAATTGAAATTGCTGATGAGTGATTATGTGGGTATTGTTCGTAACACAGAGCGTTTGCATCGTGCCAATAAACGCTTAGATCTGCTGCATGAAGAAACGGAAGTATTATACGAAAAGACAGAAGTATCCCCACAGCTTTGCGAATTACGCAATATGATCACTGTCGCGTATCTTATTGTAAAAAGCGCAGAATTCAGGCATGAAAGCAGGGGCTTACATTATACAACGGATTATCTTTCTAAAAGCGATAAGGTTCAAAACATTGTTTTGTAA
- the gldD gene encoding gliding motility lipoprotein GldD yields MFFAFSFLLLAFCSCNSAYISKKHGYYKIDFPKREYTQFDRKDFPFSFEYPVYAQIIRDSTYFDSDPENPYWINIDFPQFRGRVFLSYKIIGGKATYKIKQDNGVYKDSFAINVYDKLVNDAYALTNKNTVAASSIKDSVINTPNGLSGIFFKVGGNAATSKQFFLSDTTKNFIRGALYFDVTPNADSLKPVQDFLQKDLEHIINTFKWTNK; encoded by the coding sequence TTGTTTTTTGCTTTCAGCTTTTTGCTTTTAGCTTTTTGTTCTTGTAATTCTGCCTACATTTCAAAAAAGCATGGCTATTATAAAATTGATTTTCCAAAAAGAGAATACACGCAATTTGACCGAAAAGATTTTCCTTTCAGCTTTGAATATCCTGTATATGCACAAATAATCCGTGATTCTACTTATTTTGATAGCGATCCCGAAAACCCTTACTGGATCAATATCGATTTTCCTCAATTCCGGGGCAGAGTTTTTTTAAGCTATAAGATCATAGGAGGTAAAGCAACGTACAAAATAAAACAGGACAATGGCGTTTATAAAGATTCATTTGCCATTAACGTATATGATAAATTGGTAAATGATGCGTATGCATTGACCAATAAAAACACTGTAGCGGCTTCTTCTATTAAAGACAGTGTAATTAATACCCCTAACGGCTTATCCGGAATATTTTTTAAAGTAGGCGGCAATGCAGCCACTTCCAAACAATTCTTCTTAAGCGATACCACTAAGAACTTCATCCGAGGAGCACTGTATTTTGACGTGACTCCCAATGCAGATTCATTAAAGCCTGTCCAGGATTTTTTGCAGAAAGACCTGGAACATATCATTAACACATTTAAGTGGACGAATAAATAA
- the mutY gene encoding A/G-specific adenine glycosylase: MEKTASTNKFFTRQLLKWNELCNTRQMPWKGEKDAYRIWLSEIILQQTRVEQGLAYYQRFIKAFPTVNDLAKAPETTVFKLWEGLGYYSRCKNLIATARFISTELNGEFPNTYEAILKLKGIGPYTAAAISSFAFQLPHAVVDGNVFRVLSRFFGIKIPIDSTEGKKTFTVLANSLLDKKQPGIYNQALMDFGAVICKPQQPLCDACLLQKNCVAYLNNKVNVLPVKEKKIIKRTRWFYYFIVEHNNSFLVRKRPAKDIWENLYEFVLFESDSELPENKIKKQLELIAGIKTQSKITISKKYKQQLSHQTIHGQFIKAITNSPLKIDGYDIVSQKKILLLPFPKFITSYLKDIE; encoded by the coding sequence ATGGAAAAAACAGCTTCTACGAATAAATTTTTTACTCGTCAGCTTTTGAAATGGAATGAGTTATGCAACACCCGCCAAATGCCCTGGAAGGGAGAAAAAGATGCATACAGGATCTGGTTAAGTGAAATTATCCTGCAACAAACCCGGGTTGAACAGGGACTCGCCTATTATCAACGTTTTATTAAAGCTTTTCCTACAGTTAATGACCTGGCAAAGGCACCCGAAACAACTGTTTTTAAATTGTGGGAAGGCTTAGGTTATTATTCAAGATGTAAAAATTTAATCGCCACTGCCAGGTTTATTTCTACTGAATTGAATGGAGAATTTCCAAATACGTATGAAGCTATTTTGAAACTAAAAGGCATTGGTCCGTACACGGCAGCTGCTATTAGCTCTTTTGCTTTTCAACTACCGCATGCTGTTGTTGATGGAAATGTGTTTAGAGTGCTTTCAAGATTCTTTGGAATTAAAATACCGATCGATAGCACTGAAGGAAAAAAAACATTTACAGTACTTGCCAATTCATTATTAGATAAAAAGCAACCGGGCATTTATAACCAGGCATTGATGGACTTTGGCGCTGTTATTTGTAAGCCGCAACAACCTTTGTGTGATGCTTGTTTGCTGCAAAAGAATTGTGTGGCTTATTTAAATAATAAAGTGAATGTATTGCCTGTAAAAGAAAAAAAGATCATTAAAAGAACAAGATGGTTTTATTATTTCATTGTTGAACATAATAATAGTTTTTTAGTAAGAAAGAGACCCGCAAAAGACATTTGGGAAAACCTATATGAATTTGTTTTGTTTGAAAGCGATAGTGAACTACCGGAGAATAAAATAAAAAAGCAATTGGAATTAATTGCCGGCATAAAAACTCAAAGCAAAATAACTATCTCAAAAAAGTATAAACAACAGCTTAGCCATCAAACCATTCATGGACAGTTTATAAAGGCTATAACTAATTCTCCTTTAAAAATTGATGGATATGATATAGTGAGCCAAAAGAAAATCTTGCTGTTGCCGTTTCCGAAATTCATTACCTCCTACTTGAAAGATATTGAATAA
- the ispG gene encoding (E)-4-hydroxy-3-methylbut-2-enyl-diphosphate synthase, with protein sequence MYAASISTYKRLKTREVKIGNLLLGNGHPIRVQTMTTTDTMDTMATVEQSIRCIEAGAELVRITAPSKKEAENLLNIKNELRKRGYNTPLVADIHFTPNAAEIAATIVEKVRVNPGNYVDKKKFEQIEYTDAEYAEEIERIRERFTPLVKICKEHGTAMRIGTNHGSLSDRIMSRYGDTPNGMVESAMEFLRIARNEDYHNIILSMKSSNPLVMVQAYRLLIEHMQDEFGECYPLHLGVTEAGDGEDGRIKSAIGIGTLLEDGIGDTIRVSLTEDPEFEIPVCKDLVKRYADDKRQTSADKENLTSLPYSPFEYKRRETNTIDNIGGHHVPVVIADFMEAATIAHQDLQAIGYTYNEQTDKWTIGDTAADYIYSHNKLIDFALPGTLKVICNYKVWKGESDQQKYFPLYSSNEYLEITDRSQVMNFISLDTNSEVTNEILQAIRADKKVVLCLWSTAANAMQSVRSFVIKLMNENITCPVIVVVESHDSTIDEQLIHFSAESGALFLDGIGDGIWLINNPGKIQNNKISGRTYLPTKNNHQFLNNTSFSILQAVRTRISKTEYISCPSCGRTLFELQETTAKIRARTNHLKGLKIAIMGCIVNGPGEMADADFGYVGSGVGKITLYKGKEIVKRNVDSAVAVDELINLLKENDAWVEPLAVVAQ encoded by the coding sequence ATGTACGCAGCAAGCATATCCACATACAAACGTTTAAAAACCCGTGAAGTAAAGATTGGCAATTTATTGTTGGGCAATGGTCATCCTATTCGGGTGCAAACCATGACCACCACCGATACAATGGATACTATGGCAACAGTAGAACAATCCATTCGTTGTATTGAAGCCGGCGCTGAACTGGTACGCATAACTGCACCATCAAAAAAAGAAGCAGAGAATTTACTCAACATAAAAAATGAATTGCGCAAAAGAGGTTATAACACACCGCTTGTAGCAGATATTCATTTCACACCAAATGCTGCTGAAATAGCTGCCACCATTGTAGAAAAAGTAAGAGTAAATCCCGGCAACTATGTTGATAAGAAAAAATTTGAACAAATTGAATATACGGATGCTGAATATGCAGAAGAGATAGAACGTATTCGTGAACGCTTTACGCCATTGGTTAAGATCTGTAAAGAGCATGGAACAGCTATGCGTATCGGAACCAATCACGGTTCGTTAAGCGATAGAATTATGAGCCGCTATGGCGATACGCCTAATGGAATGGTAGAAAGCGCTATGGAGTTTTTACGCATAGCACGAAACGAAGATTACCACAATATTATTCTCAGCATGAAAAGCAGCAATCCATTGGTAATGGTACAAGCGTATCGGTTGCTGATCGAGCACATGCAGGACGAGTTTGGTGAGTGTTATCCTTTGCATCTCGGTGTTACTGAAGCAGGTGATGGTGAAGATGGAAGAATAAAATCTGCCATTGGTATTGGAACCTTGTTGGAAGATGGTATTGGCGATACTATTCGGGTTAGTCTAACAGAAGATCCGGAATTTGAAATTCCCGTTTGTAAAGACCTGGTGAAAAGATATGCAGATGATAAACGTCAAACATCAGCCGATAAAGAAAATTTGACTTCGTTACCATATTCTCCATTTGAATATAAAAGAAGAGAGACAAATACAATTGATAATATTGGCGGACATCATGTACCTGTTGTTATCGCTGATTTTATGGAGGCTGCAACTATTGCCCATCAAGACTTGCAGGCAATTGGCTATACTTATAACGAACAAACAGATAAGTGGACTATTGGCGATACTGCTGCCGATTATATTTATTCGCATAATAAATTGATCGACTTTGCTTTGCCGGGCACTTTAAAAGTTATTTGCAATTATAAGGTTTGGAAGGGAGAAAGCGATCAACAAAAATATTTTCCATTATACAGCAGTAATGAATATTTAGAAATTACGGATCGTTCGCAGGTAATGAATTTTATTTCGTTAGATACAAACAGCGAAGTAACAAATGAAATATTGCAGGCAATACGTGCTGACAAAAAAGTGGTTTTATGCCTTTGGTCAACTGCGGCAAATGCCATGCAATCGGTAAGAAGCTTTGTAATAAAGCTGATGAATGAAAATATTACCTGCCCTGTTATTGTAGTTGTTGAAAGCCATGACAGCACAATCGATGAGCAGTTAATTCATTTTTCTGCAGAAAGCGGCGCATTGTTTTTAGATGGCATTGGCGATGGGATATGGCTGATAAACAATCCCGGAAAAATTCAAAACAATAAAATATCAGGCAGAACCTATTTGCCAACAAAAAATAATCATCAATTTTTAAATAACACTTCATTCTCTATTTTACAGGCTGTTCGTACAAGAATATCTAAAACAGAATATATCAGCTGCCCAAGTTGCGGAAGAACATTGTTTGAGCTACAGGAAACAACTGCAAAGATTCGGGCAAGAACCAATCATTTAAAAGGATTGAAGATCGCTATCATGGGCTGCATAGTAAACGGCCCCGGTGAAATGGCTGATGCAGACTTTGGTTACGTTGGCAGCGGCGTTGGGAAAATAACGTTGTACAAAGGCAAGGAAATTGTAAAACGAAATGTAGACAGCGCTGTAGCGGTAGATGAATTGATTAACTTATTAAAAGAAAACGATGCCTGGGTGGAACCTTTGGCAGTAGTTGCTCAATAA
- a CDS encoding archaemetzincin, producing the protein MKDRSLVRHIVIHQRIFDMWKYLLLLLLFGCNEKKANIPTVKETTIVLLPYEGFDTSLIPFIQRQIDSFYHCKVICLTSAQLPSFAYYKPRNRYKADSLLKFENRFLKDNEIIVGLTGKDISTKKDSIGDWGILGYGACPGSVCIVSTYRLLSSPALFKERFIKIILHEIGHNFGLPHCSNNVACLMNDAEGSINTVDKEKKWLCDKCRKQISL; encoded by the coding sequence ATGAAGGATCGTTCTCTTGTACGGCACATCGTTATTCATCAAAGAATATTTGATATGTGGAAATACCTTCTCTTACTGTTGTTGTTCGGCTGTAATGAAAAGAAAGCGAATATTCCAACTGTAAAAGAAACAACCATTGTATTATTGCCTTACGAAGGATTTGACACTTCTCTTATCCCTTTTATTCAGCGACAAATAGACAGCTTTTATCATTGCAAGGTAATATGCTTAACTTCTGCTCAACTTCCGTCATTTGCATATTATAAACCAAGAAATCGCTATAAAGCAGACAGTCTTTTAAAATTTGAAAATCGTTTTTTAAAAGATAATGAGATAATAGTTGGATTGACAGGCAAAGACATTTCTACTAAAAAAGATTCTATTGGCGATTGGGGAATATTGGGTTATGGCGCTTGCCCGGGCAGCGTTTGTATTGTTTCAACGTATCGGTTATTAAGTTCGCCGGCTCTTTTTAAAGAACGATTCATCAAAATAATATTACATGAAATCGGGCATAATTTCGGGCTGCCGCATTGCAGTAATAATGTGGCATGTTTAATGAACGATGCGGAAGGTTCTATAAATACCGTAGATAAGGAGAAAAAATGGCTTTGTGATAAATGCCGCAAACAAATTAGTCTGTGA
- a CDS encoding HU family DNA-binding protein, with amino-acid sequence MRKADLITQISDKTGIPKVDVMVALETMFKEIKQSLISGENIYIRGFGSFITKKRAAKIGRNIKKNIAVEIPEHYIPAFKPAKEFVKEVKSKKLDDSPVNDDMEEE; translated from the coding sequence ATGAGAAAAGCAGATCTAATCACACAGATTTCTGATAAAACGGGCATTCCCAAAGTGGATGTAATGGTGGCTTTGGAGACAATGTTTAAAGAGATCAAGCAGTCGCTCATCTCCGGCGAAAACATTTACATTCGCGGGTTTGGTAGCTTTATCACTAAAAAACGTGCGGCTAAAATCGGTCGAAATATCAAAAAGAATATAGCGGTAGAAATTCCTGAACATTACATTCCTGCTTTTAAGCCGGCAAAAGAATTTGTGAAAGAAGTAAAGAGTAAAAAACTCGATGACTCTCCGGTAAATGATGATATGGAAGAAGAATAG
- the blaOXA gene encoding class D beta-lactamase → MNFSSSFFRYKPVLVFTFCLLSVTFFSCSTRVKIDNDLKKYFDEYKVDGSFEFLNNKTGQITAYNLSLDAQRTLPASTFKIVNSLIGIETGKITDGNMVIKWDGIKRSNEAWNKDMGMKEAFKVSCVPYYQEVARRIGRDTMQYWLDSLHYGNMKIGDRIDSFWLDNSLKISPDEQLGLVKKLYFDQLPFQKRTQKIVREVMTQEDNTLYKLCYKTGLGYDEQHNSIGWIVGWVEENQHPYFFVTLIKTPDKNIDIQKARLSITTAILKQMGFFEGKM, encoded by the coding sequence ATGAATTTTTCTTCTTCATTTTTTCGATATAAACCTGTATTGGTTTTTACTTTTTGTCTTTTATCTGTTACCTTTTTCTCCTGCTCTACACGGGTTAAAATAGACAATGATCTAAAGAAGTATTTTGACGAATATAAAGTGGATGGCTCCTTTGAATTCCTTAATAATAAAACCGGGCAAATAACGGCTTATAATCTAAGTCTTGATGCACAGCGCACATTACCTGCTTCAACCTTTAAAATTGTAAACTCATTAATTGGTATTGAAACAGGAAAGATAACAGATGGAAACATGGTGATCAAATGGGATGGTATTAAACGTAGCAATGAAGCATGGAATAAAGATATGGGCATGAAAGAGGCTTTTAAAGTTAGCTGCGTTCCTTATTACCAGGAAGTTGCCCGCAGAATAGGAAGAGATACGATGCAATATTGGCTGGATAGCTTGCATTATGGCAATATGAAAATAGGTGATCGTATTGATAGTTTTTGGTTAGACAACAGTCTTAAAATTTCTCCGGATGAGCAACTGGGGTTGGTAAAGAAACTATATTTCGATCAACTTCCTTTTCAAAAAAGAACACAAAAGATCGTGCGTGAAGTAATGACACAGGAGGATAATACGTTGTATAAGCTTTGTTATAAAACCGGCTTGGGCTATGATGAACAGCATAATTCTATCGGCTGGATAGTAGGCTGGGTAGAAGAAAACCAGCATCCTTACTTTTTTGTTACGCTTATTAAAACGCCCGATAAAAATATCGACATTCAAAAAGCAAGATTGAGTATTACAACAGCCATTTTAAAACAAATGGGGTTTTTTGAAGGCAAGATGTAA
- a CDS encoding single-stranded DNA-binding protein, whose product MRGVNRVMLIGNLGKDPDIQFLEGNIAVAKFSLATTETYKDRNGKLISQTEWHTVVLWRGLAELAQKYLHKGSLVYIEGRLKTRSWEDKEGNKKFATEIVGDNLIMLDKRTDGHAAGPDIIEGGEIPPPDDRPEILPF is encoded by the coding sequence ATGAGAGGCGTAAACAGGGTAATGCTAATCGGTAATTTGGGAAAAGACCCGGATATTCAATTTCTGGAAGGAAATATTGCTGTTGCCAAGTTTTCGTTGGCTACTACAGAAACCTATAAAGACAGAAACGGAAAACTGATCTCTCAAACAGAATGGCATACAGTAGTTTTATGGAGAGGGTTGGCAGAGTTGGCGCAAAAATATTTACACAAAGGAAGCCTGGTTTATATTGAAGGTCGTTTAAAAACAAGGAGCTGGGAAGATAAAGAAGGAAATAAAAAGTTTGCTACAGAAATTGTGGGTGATAATCTGATCATGCTGGATAAACGCACGGATGGGCATGCTGCAGGTCCGGATATTATTGAAGGAGGTGAAATACCGCCACCTGACGACAGACCTGAAATTTTACCTTTTTAA
- the gldE gene encoding gliding motility-associated protein GldE: protein MDYHSVINFTVSNKLSLLAITPAISTVLIILAIILFTLSFLVAGSEVAFFSLTHKDLNALKTRPEPALKRIVTLLEKPKILLASMLIANSFINIGIILISNILIDSWLEKLGLVFWLNFVIKVILVTFLLVLFGEVLPKVWATNDKIWFASTTSLLIDVFNSVFYRFSKRLVRFSDRIEKKLSQNNSPLLDSSQLDYAIDLLPEHEATVEEKQILKGIRKFGDTTVKQIMRTRLDVSGISNTSTFEELIKKVEELNYSRLPVYNADLDEIEGILHTKDLLPYVNTERPENFNWHDLIRQAYFVHEQKLIEDLLQEFRNRHIHFAVVVDEFGGTSGIVTLEDIMEEIIGDIKDEFDDEESVNKKLDDHTFIFEGKTMINDVCKAMSIAVDAFENIRGDSDSLAGLVLEIAGEFPQVNEEIVSSNYTFIPLEINRNRIDRVKVIVKPAVTE from the coding sequence TTGGATTATCATTCGGTCATTAATTTTACTGTAAGCAATAAGCTTTCTTTATTGGCAATTACGCCTGCTATTTCTACTGTACTCATCATTTTAGCTATTATTCTTTTTACTTTATCTTTTTTGGTAGCCGGTTCCGAAGTGGCTTTTTTCTCGCTTACACATAAAGACCTAAATGCACTTAAAACAAGACCCGAGCCAGCGTTAAAGCGTATAGTTACTTTACTGGAAAAACCGAAAATATTATTGGCGTCCATGCTTATTGCCAATAGCTTTATTAATATCGGCATTATCCTTATATCCAATATTTTAATTGACAGCTGGCTGGAAAAATTAGGCTTGGTATTCTGGCTGAACTTTGTGATCAAAGTAATTTTGGTAACCTTTTTATTAGTGTTGTTTGGAGAAGTGTTGCCAAAGGTTTGGGCAACCAACGATAAGATCTGGTTTGCGTCTACTACATCTTTATTGATAGATGTGTTCAATAGTGTTTTTTATCGTTTTAGTAAAAGATTGGTTCGCTTTAGTGATAGAATTGAAAAGAAGCTCTCTCAAAATAATTCTCCTTTATTAGATAGCAGTCAATTGGATTATGCCATAGACCTTTTACCCGAGCATGAAGCAACGGTAGAAGAAAAGCAAATATTAAAAGGGATACGAAAATTTGGCGATACTACCGTAAAACAAATAATGCGTACACGGCTCGACGTTAGTGGCATTAGCAATACCTCCACTTTTGAGGAATTAATTAAAAAAGTAGAAGAATTAAATTATTCAAGACTTCCTGTATACAACGCCGACCTGGATGAAATTGAAGGCATACTACATACTAAAGACCTATTGCCGTATGTTAACACCGAGCGCCCGGAAAATTTCAACTGGCATGATCTTATTCGCCAGGCTTATTTTGTACACGAACAAAAACTAATCGAAGACCTGTTACAGGAATTTCGCAACCGCCATATACATTTTGCGGTTGTAGTAGATGAATTTGGCGGTACATCGGGCATTGTAACGCTGGAAGACATCATGGAAGAGATCATCGGTGATATAAAAGATGAATTTGACGATGAGGAAAGTGTAAATAAAAAGCTGGATGATCACACTTTCATCTTTGAAGGCAAAACAATGATCAACGATGTATGCAAGGCAATGAGTATTGCTGTTGATGCGTTTGAAAATATAAGAGGCGACAGCGATTCCCTGGCAGGATTGGTATTAGAGATAGCCGGAGAGTTTCCACAGGTGAATGAAGAAATTGTAAGCAGTAATTATACTTTTATTCCTTTAGAAATAAACCGCAACAGAATTGACAGAGTAAAAGTGATTGTAAAACCAGCGGTAACCGAGTAA
- a CDS encoding tetratricopeptide repeat protein — translation MKKQFILAGGGLILLLSLFFFGKTVEKKPEIQTPATAQPSPSFSFDNYLQTAKQHLSLPQQTYVLALENNISRGDVQDQQLKDYSALASFWKDSVHDHTIYDFYIAKSAKLVKSEKTLTFAAQLMLTDLQREGDPDKKGWVAEQAIELFEQAIELDPNNDSLKVGLGSCYVYGKGMAGNAQETMKGIQQLLQVVRRDSTNMQAQLVLGIGGVISSQFDKAIPRLTTVVTNEPNNAEAVSWLADAYAGKGDKENAVKWYEISKRLVNNPNYSKEVDERIKMMQ, via the coding sequence GTGAAGAAACAATTTATACTTGCCGGCGGAGGACTGATTTTATTACTTTCCCTATTTTTTTTCGGCAAAACAGTCGAAAAAAAACCTGAGATACAAACTCCTGCTACTGCACAGCCTTCGCCGTCTTTTTCGTTTGATAATTACCTGCAAACTGCAAAGCAACACCTCTCTCTCCCCCAACAAACATACGTTTTAGCATTAGAAAATAATATTAGCCGCGGCGATGTACAAGACCAGCAATTAAAAGATTATTCGGCGTTGGCATCTTTCTGGAAAGACTCTGTACACGACCATACTATTTACGATTTTTATATTGCAAAATCTGCCAAGTTGGTAAAGTCTGAAAAAACCCTCACCTTTGCAGCCCAATTAATGTTAACGGATTTGCAAAGAGAAGGAGATCCGGATAAAAAAGGTTGGGTAGCCGAACAGGCTATTGAGTTATTTGAACAGGCTATTGAACTGGATCCCAACAACGACAGCTTAAAGGTTGGATTGGGAAGTTGCTATGTTTATGGTAAAGGAATGGCAGGCAATGCACAGGAAACTATGAAGGGTATCCAGCAACTGCTGCAGGTCGTTCGCAGAGATTCTACCAACATGCAGGCGCAACTGGTTTTGGGAATTGGCGGTGTTATATCATCTCAATTTGATAAAGCTATACCACGTTTAACAACTGTAGTTACCAATGAGCCAAATAATGCAGAGGCTGTTTCCTGGCTGGCGGATGCTTATGCAGGCAAAGGGGATAAAGAAAATGCGGTGAAATGGTATGAAATAAGCAAGCGACTGGTGAATAACCCGAACTATAGTAAAGAGGTGGATGAGAGGATAAAGATGATGCAGTAA